Proteins encoded within one genomic window of Alteribacter populi:
- the htpX gene encoding protease HtpX, with amino-acid sequence MGKRVLFFILTNILVMTTIVIVWSLITTFTDISGTFETGGPGLGIDYASLMVFSLLVGFIGSFISLAMSRWMAKKMMKVKVLDPDGPLSTHERAVVEKVHRFSRAAGLMHMPEVGIYQSAEVNAFATGPSKKRSLVAVSSGLLNSMDDDAVEGVIAHEVAHVSNGDMVTMTLLQGVVNTFVVFFSRIAAILVSRLVRSEMQVIVRFAAIIIFQILFSILGSIVVSAYSRHREFHADRGGGDLAGRDKMAHALRSLKAHVARANVDDRTDDSAIQTMKISGKGGMMKLFSSHPDLDERIARLEQR; translated from the coding sequence ATGGGTAAACGTGTTTTGTTTTTTATATTAACAAACATTCTTGTCATGACAACGATCGTAATCGTCTGGTCGCTAATTACGACTTTTACAGACATCAGTGGTACGTTTGAGACGGGAGGTCCCGGCTTAGGGATTGATTATGCATCGTTAATGGTATTCAGCTTACTTGTAGGTTTTATAGGGTCATTTATCTCACTAGCGATGTCACGTTGGATGGCAAAGAAAATGATGAAGGTCAAAGTGCTTGATCCTGATGGTCCATTATCAACACATGAACGGGCTGTAGTTGAGAAGGTTCACCGCTTTTCACGTGCAGCTGGGTTAATGCATATGCCAGAGGTTGGGATTTATCAGTCAGCCGAGGTGAATGCATTCGCTACAGGTCCTTCGAAAAAACGGTCACTTGTGGCTGTTTCTTCAGGCTTATTAAACTCGATGGATGACGATGCGGTTGAAGGCGTTATCGCCCATGAAGTGGCACACGTGTCAAATGGTGACATGGTCACGATGACGTTATTGCAAGGTGTCGTGAACACCTTTGTTGTCTTTTTCTCAAGAATCGCAGCAATCCTCGTATCGCGATTAGTGCGTTCAGAAATGCAAGTGATTGTCCGTTTTGCTGCCATTATAATTTTCCAAATTTTATTCTCGATCCTTGGAAGTATAGTCGTAAGTGCTTACTCGCGTCACCGGGAATTTCATGCTGACCGTGGAGGCGGAGACTTAGCGGGTCGTGATAAAATGGCCCATGCGCTACGTTCTTTGAAAGCACACGTCGCTCGTGCCAATGTCGATGACCGCACAGACGACTCAGCGATCCAGACAATGAAGATCAGTGGAAAAGGCGGAATGATGAAGCTATTCTCCTCACACCCTGATTTAGATGAACGAATTGCCCGCTTAGAACAACGTTAA
- a CDS encoding patatin-like phospholipase family protein: protein MYNCGLVLEGGGMKGLYTAGVLEYFLEKELFFNYVIGVSAGACMGASYLSRQKGRNKEVNIGLVHDSRYLSWRNFILKRELFGMDFLFDEIPNHIVPFDFTTFGTGKEQFLIGTIDCHTGVARYYNKHEHGKDILKIIRASSSLPFIAKPVEYEGKMLLDGGLVDPIPIKKANEDGSQKNVVIMTKANNQRLKPSRASTFMKLLYRKHPAVANSLQKRRATYNETLSFIESEQEKGNVFLIQPSVDLPVSSFERNQKRLLHLYELGYQDAKVQYEQLKQWLGK from the coding sequence ATGTACAATTGCGGGCTCGTATTAGAAGGTGGCGGAATGAAAGGGTTATATACAGCTGGAGTTCTTGAATACTTCCTCGAAAAAGAGTTGTTTTTCAACTATGTAATCGGAGTTTCTGCCGGTGCTTGTATGGGAGCTTCTTATTTATCAAGACAAAAGGGGCGGAATAAAGAGGTCAATATCGGTCTTGTTCATGATTCAAGGTATTTATCTTGGCGTAATTTCATCTTAAAAAGAGAACTTTTTGGCATGGATTTTTTATTTGATGAAATTCCAAATCACATTGTTCCTTTTGATTTCACAACGTTTGGAACGGGTAAAGAGCAGTTTTTAATCGGTACAATCGATTGTCACACAGGTGTTGCTCGTTATTACAATAAACATGAACATGGTAAAGATATTTTAAAAATTATAAGGGCTTCAAGCTCCCTGCCTTTTATCGCTAAGCCCGTTGAATATGAAGGGAAAATGCTGCTTGATGGAGGTCTCGTTGACCCGATTCCCATAAAAAAAGCCAACGAAGACGGCAGTCAAAAAAACGTGGTGATCATGACAAAAGCCAATAATCAACGGTTAAAGCCAAGCAGAGCTTCTACGTTTATGAAGCTACTTTATCGGAAACACCCCGCAGTGGCCAACTCATTGCAAAAACGACGGGCAACCTATAACGAAACCTTATCCTTCATAGAATCTGAGCAGGAAAAAGGAAACGTATTTTTGATCCAGCCGAGTGTGGACCTTCCTGTTAGCAGTTTCGAGCGGAATCAAAAAAGGCTGCTTCACTTGTACGAGCTAGGGTACCAGGATGCAAAGGTTCAATATGAACAGTTAAAGCAGTGGTTAGGAAAATAA
- the ald gene encoding alanine dehydrogenase: MIIGVPKEIKNNENRIALTPAGVDALVKVGHHVYIETSAGIGSGFEDTDYVDAGAKIVDTAADAWSAEMVMKVKEPLPEEYDYFREGLILFTYLHLAAEPALAKALTEKGVTAIAYETVEVNRTLPLLTPMSEVAGRMSTQIGAQFLQKSNGGKGVLLAGVPGVQRGKVTVIGGGVVGTNAAKIAMGLGANVTIIDLNPERLRELDDIFGNEIQTLMSNPLNIAQAVAESDLVIGAVLIPGAKAPKLVTEDMIKAMTPGSVIVDVAIDQGGIFETVDRITTHDNPTYDKHGVVHYAVANMPGAVPRTSTIALTNVTVPYALQIANKGVEKAVTDNTHLKLGVNTVAGHLTYEAVAKDLGYEYVSVEQAFEKMSMNV, translated from the coding sequence ATGATTATCGGAGTCCCAAAAGAAATTAAAAATAACGAAAATCGGATTGCGCTCACACCAGCAGGCGTTGACGCATTAGTTAAAGTCGGACATCACGTTTACATTGAAACTAGCGCTGGAATTGGAAGCGGTTTCGAGGATACGGACTACGTTGATGCGGGAGCAAAAATCGTTGATACAGCTGCGGATGCTTGGTCTGCTGAAATGGTTATGAAAGTTAAAGAGCCACTACCAGAAGAGTATGACTACTTCCGTGAAGGTCTTATTTTATTTACGTATTTACACTTAGCCGCCGAACCGGCACTTGCCAAAGCGTTAACTGAAAAAGGCGTAACAGCGATTGCTTACGAAACGGTTGAAGTCAACCGTACACTGCCACTCCTTACACCAATGAGTGAAGTTGCCGGTCGTATGTCAACGCAAATCGGCGCACAGTTTTTACAAAAATCCAACGGTGGAAAAGGCGTTCTCTTAGCCGGAGTTCCTGGTGTTCAACGTGGAAAAGTCACAGTCATTGGTGGCGGAGTTGTCGGTACTAACGCAGCAAAAATCGCGATGGGACTCGGTGCGAATGTCACGATCATTGACCTAAACCCTGAACGCCTTCGCGAACTAGATGATATTTTCGGTAACGAAATCCAAACGTTAATGTCCAATCCATTAAATATCGCTCAAGCGGTTGCAGAGTCTGATTTAGTCATTGGTGCCGTATTAATCCCAGGAGCAAAAGCACCAAAGCTCGTAACAGAAGACATGATTAAAGCGATGACACCAGGATCTGTCATTGTCGACGTTGCCATTGACCAAGGCGGTATTTTTGAAACGGTTGACCGCATTACCACTCATGACAACCCAACGTATGATAAACATGGTGTTGTGCACTATGCTGTGGCAAATATGCCTGGCGCGGTGCCAAGAACGTCTACAATTGCGCTTACAAACGTGACGGTACCGTATGCATTGCAAATTGCAAATAAAGGTGTCGAAAAAGCCGTTACTGATAACACTCACCTTAAACTAGGTGTCAACACTGTTGCGGGTCATCTTACGTATGAAGCAGTCGCCAAAGATCTTGGTTATGAGTACGTTTCTGTTGAGCAAGCGTTTGAAAAAATGAGCATGAATGTGTAA
- a CDS encoding ABC transporter ATP-binding protein, whose translation MEKIIEVQAIKKKYVKRKTKETITAVNDVSFDVHRGEVLGLLGPNGAGKTSTIKMICGLLQSDAGSIHINGFSIRKNRLKALRHISAVLEGNRNLYWRLTVRENLEYFAGNRGYSKIQVSDRVEKLLEQFRLKEKENELVNGLSRGMQQKLAIAVALLANTEVILLDEPTLGLDVEISYELREILKMIVKEEKRTIIISSHDMPVVQELCDRTIIINKGEVVIDEKVENLLKLFETRAYSIKLGEELSVKQEKELLMKFPLSTYKAGSHQTIVEVNLERSEDIYELIDIFKAEGTMVESIDRTSIDFEQVFMQIVKGEKKYEMA comes from the coding sequence TTGGAAAAGATTATAGAAGTTCAAGCCATTAAAAAGAAGTATGTGAAAAGAAAAACGAAAGAAACGATTACCGCTGTTAACGATGTCTCCTTTGATGTGCACCGTGGAGAGGTTCTTGGGTTATTGGGTCCAAATGGTGCGGGGAAAACATCGACGATTAAGATGATTTGTGGTTTGCTGCAAAGTGATGCTGGCTCGATCCACATCAATGGCTTTAGTATCCGTAAAAACAGACTGAAAGCGTTGCGTCATATTAGCGCCGTTTTAGAGGGAAATCGAAATTTGTACTGGCGGTTAACCGTTCGGGAAAACCTTGAATACTTTGCTGGCAATCGCGGTTACTCGAAAATACAAGTATCCGATCGAGTGGAAAAGCTGTTGGAGCAATTTCGTCTTAAAGAAAAAGAAAATGAACTCGTTAATGGATTGTCTCGCGGAATGCAGCAAAAGCTGGCCATCGCTGTCGCTTTATTAGCAAATACGGAAGTTATCTTGCTGGACGAACCAACTCTCGGGCTAGATGTTGAAATTAGTTATGAACTGCGTGAAATTTTGAAGATGATTGTAAAGGAAGAAAAACGCACAATCATTATCAGCTCACATGATATGCCAGTCGTCCAAGAGCTGTGTGATCGAACGATTATTATTAATAAAGGTGAAGTCGTGATCGACGAAAAGGTGGAGAATTTGCTCAAGCTTTTTGAAACAAGGGCTTATTCGATTAAACTCGGTGAAGAATTAAGCGTAAAGCAGGAGAAGGAGCTGTTAATGAAGTTCCCTTTAAGTACGTATAAAGCGGGATCTCATCAAACGATTGTTGAAGTGAATTTAGAGCGGAGTGAAGATATTTATGAGCTGATCGATATCTTCAAAGCGGAAGGAACAATGGTTGAAAGCATCGATCGCACATCTATTGATTTTGAACAAGTGTTTATGCAGATCGTGAAGGGAGAAAAGAAGTATGAAATGGCTTAA
- a CDS encoding ABC transporter permease yields MKWLNLMNANIRKEYIEMKRYLPNTLALLATFYIIFLASFFGIMFIGDPASFDANVQYSIVSVVFWSLTMMTMNFIGFSVVTEAMRGTLEQLYMSPMGVWKIMLTRIIGQFALQSIIMVILLFAAMLTSGQWLNLNPTTTIPIILVTMVSMVGVSFMIAGLAVIVKQIQAFLQIFQFVLMGLVFVPLSVAPFLAFAPFVQGVNMVRTVMIENLTLTQLPWSDYGILLLNSLVYLVLGLIVFHRCEKIAMKKGLLGQY; encoded by the coding sequence ATGAAATGGCTTAATTTAATGAATGCCAATATACGTAAGGAATATATTGAGATGAAACGTTACTTGCCGAACACGCTTGCGTTATTAGCGACGTTCTATATTATTTTTCTGGCGTCATTTTTTGGGATTATGTTCATAGGAGATCCAGCCAGTTTTGATGCGAATGTGCAATATTCGATTGTAAGTGTCGTCTTTTGGAGCTTAACGATGATGACGATGAACTTTATTGGCTTTTCAGTCGTAACAGAGGCGATGCGGGGGACACTTGAGCAATTATACATGTCTCCGATGGGGGTATGGAAAATCATGCTTACTCGTATCATCGGACAATTTGCACTGCAATCGATTATTATGGTGATCTTACTTTTCGCGGCAATGCTCACCTCGGGGCAGTGGCTGAATCTAAACCCTACGACGACGATCCCAATTATTTTAGTAACGATGGTAAGCATGGTTGGCGTTAGCTTTATGATTGCAGGGTTAGCGGTTATAGTAAAGCAAATTCAAGCCTTTTTACAAATTTTCCAGTTCGTTTTAATGGGTCTCGTCTTTGTCCCGTTATCTGTAGCGCCGTTTCTTGCCTTCGCTCCATTTGTCCAAGGGGTGAATATGGTAAGAACGGTGATGATTGAGAACCTGACTTTAACTCAGCTACCTTGGTCCGACTATGGAATCTTACTTTTAAATTCCCTCGTTTATTTAGTCTTAGGATTAATTGTCTTTCACCGCTGTGAGAAAATTGCAATGAAGAAGGGGCTGTTGGGGCAGTACTAG
- a CDS encoding PucR family transcriptional regulator, translating into MNDNTLNKNPFQGSFGSLENLVDKISDVLKCPVTIEDANHRLLAYSSHDERTDSARIATIMGRRVPEKVINSLWRDGIMPKLIQSEEPVRISEITEVGLGDRIAITIRRKNEILGYIWALEIDNHLLDEELALLKKAAQAAKNQLLQLKGRKLKREKGHQEFFWQLLTGHLKSHEEINESFEQLNIRAPFPVSVIVFQFQHDINPKIERYISYMITTTQKLSVTFHVIDGNELILLCSPPPMTKGKLDASEFIDDFITQMNHRFNISQIQGSCGNIYENYQRIEASYQEALTVLQVKNQFPKEVGDTNSYQQLGIYRYLDVLLQKNEEDGYENTSLQKLTDYDTLHKTQLLATLEVFLNKDNVNEAAKELNVHNNTLNYRLKRISDVGDINLRSPNEKMTLYLDIKLNKLKKNGRL; encoded by the coding sequence ATGAACGACAACACCTTAAATAAGAATCCTTTTCAAGGGTCTTTTGGAAGTTTAGAGAATTTAGTCGACAAAATCAGTGATGTGTTGAAATGTCCTGTCACAATAGAGGATGCTAACCACCGCCTGTTAGCCTATAGTTCTCATGATGAACGAACGGATTCTGCAAGAATTGCGACCATTATGGGAAGGAGAGTACCCGAAAAAGTTATCAATAGTTTGTGGAGAGACGGCATTATGCCAAAGCTCATTCAGAGTGAAGAGCCTGTACGTATTTCAGAAATAACCGAAGTCGGGCTTGGTGATCGAATCGCGATCACCATTCGAAGGAAAAATGAAATTTTAGGCTATATTTGGGCACTTGAAATCGATAATCACCTGTTAGATGAAGAGTTAGCGCTGTTAAAAAAGGCTGCTCAAGCTGCGAAAAACCAATTGTTACAGCTTAAAGGACGCAAACTAAAGCGGGAAAAAGGGCATCAGGAGTTCTTTTGGCAGCTTCTCACGGGCCACCTAAAATCGCATGAAGAAATTAATGAAAGCTTTGAACAGTTAAATATTCGCGCTCCTTTTCCGGTCTCCGTTATTGTCTTCCAATTTCAACATGACATTAACCCGAAAATCGAGCGGTATATTTCCTATATGATTACAACCACTCAAAAACTAAGTGTCACCTTTCACGTGATCGATGGCAACGAATTAATTTTACTATGTTCACCTCCCCCAATGACAAAAGGAAAGCTAGATGCATCTGAGTTTATCGACGATTTTATTACTCAAATGAATCATCGGTTTAATATTAGTCAAATCCAGGGTAGTTGCGGCAATATCTATGAAAATTATCAAAGGATTGAAGCGAGCTACCAAGAGGCACTCACTGTTTTACAGGTCAAGAATCAATTCCCTAAAGAGGTAGGCGACACGAATAGCTATCAGCAATTAGGAATTTACCGGTACCTCGATGTCCTTCTTCAAAAGAATGAGGAGGATGGTTATGAAAACACGTCGCTGCAAAAACTAACCGACTACGACACCCTTCACAAAACACAACTATTAGCGACCCTTGAAGTGTTTTTAAATAAAGATAATGTCAATGAGGCAGCTAAAGAGTTGAATGTCCATAATAATACGTTAAATTATCGACTCAAACGCATCTCAGATGTAGGGGATATCAACTTAAGAAGCCCGAATGAAAAAATGACGTTGTATTTGGATATCAAACTTAATAAATTAAAAAAGAACGGCCGTTTGTAG
- a CDS encoding alanine/glycine:cation symporter family protein, with protein MDLLSILDRINGVLWGTPSLILLFGTGLLLTVMLRGLQFRRLLYAFKLAFTKEGKSDSKDEGDVSNFKALMTALAGTIGNGNIAGVATAITLGGPGAIFWMWIVGLLGMATKYAEALLAMKYRVKNAKGEYSSGPMYYVERGLGKKFKWLAIAFAIFGAFAALGIGNSVQSNTIAGVMETSFGVNNITTAIVLSALAALIIFGGLQRISAVAGFFVPIMAVFYILGSLLILAINFDQIIPAFQLIFHYAFNPVAATGGFVGVLVSEAIRNGVARGIFSNEAGLGTAALIAGNAKTDHPVKQALVAMTGTFIVTIIVCTMTGLVLVITGFWDPTGGQLSGVTHEAGLEGGALTGAAFASVLGGVGEYIVAFSVIFFGFSTIVGWYVYGEKCFEYIAGTKGISGYRAIYIAACAIGAVANLTTIWAFADMANALMMIPNLVALILLSKVVVRETNDYFNNHYQAADKAIKKAS; from the coding sequence TTGGATTTACTATCTATATTAGACAGAATTAATGGTGTTTTATGGGGAACACCGAGTTTAATTTTACTATTCGGGACAGGCCTACTGTTAACTGTTATGTTAAGGGGCCTTCAGTTTAGACGATTACTCTACGCCTTTAAGCTTGCTTTTACGAAAGAAGGCAAAAGCGACTCAAAAGATGAAGGCGATGTCAGTAATTTTAAAGCGCTAATGACCGCTCTAGCTGGAACGATTGGAAATGGTAATATTGCCGGAGTAGCAACAGCCATTACGTTAGGTGGTCCGGGAGCGATTTTTTGGATGTGGATTGTAGGTCTATTAGGGATGGCAACGAAATATGCCGAGGCTCTATTGGCCATGAAATATCGTGTAAAAAATGCAAAAGGTGAATATTCCAGTGGGCCAATGTATTACGTTGAACGCGGCTTAGGAAAGAAGTTTAAATGGTTAGCCATTGCATTTGCTATTTTTGGTGCCTTTGCAGCATTAGGGATTGGAAACAGTGTCCAATCCAATACGATTGCCGGCGTGATGGAAACGTCTTTTGGCGTTAATAATATCACGACCGCCATTGTCCTTTCTGCATTAGCTGCCTTAATTATTTTTGGTGGTTTACAACGTATTAGTGCTGTAGCGGGCTTTTTCGTACCGATTATGGCGGTATTTTATATCTTAGGATCACTACTCATTTTAGCTATTAACTTTGATCAAATTATTCCTGCTTTTCAATTGATTTTCCATTATGCATTTAATCCCGTTGCCGCAACAGGCGGGTTCGTTGGAGTCCTTGTATCTGAAGCGATCCGAAACGGTGTTGCTCGTGGAATTTTCTCAAACGAAGCTGGTTTAGGTACAGCTGCACTGATTGCAGGGAATGCCAAAACAGATCATCCTGTTAAACAAGCACTTGTAGCGATGACAGGAACGTTTATTGTTACGATCATTGTCTGTACGATGACCGGGCTAGTCCTTGTTATTACAGGTTTTTGGGATCCAACTGGTGGTCAACTCTCAGGAGTCACTCACGAAGCAGGCTTGGAAGGCGGCGCATTAACCGGGGCAGCATTCGCATCAGTTTTAGGTGGTGTTGGTGAATATATCGTTGCCTTTTCAGTTATTTTCTTTGGTTTCTCAACGATTGTTGGTTGGTATGTCTACGGAGAAAAATGCTTCGAGTATATCGCTGGAACCAAGGGGATTTCAGGGTATCGCGCCATTTACATTGCGGCCTGTGCAATTGGTGCCGTAGCCAATTTAACAACGATTTGGGCTTTCGCTGATATGGCCAATGCATTAATGATGATCCCGAACTTAGTTGCCCTTATCTTATTAAGTAAAGTGGTCGTTCGAGAAACAAATGACTACTTTAACAATCACTACCAAGCAGCAGATAAGGCGATCAAAAAAGCAAGTTAA